AACGAATTCACTTGTCTCGAATCGGAATTGGTTTCTGTTTCTGCGATAGTCAAACAGTCCCGCTGAATCTGAATCGGATTCGTCCTATGAATAAATGCGGACTTGTGCATGCTCGAAATCAAAAGAGGCCATGGAAATTCGAAAGGGGTTCAAGTAGACTTAGTGAGGTAcatgatgtttttttttgtgaattttcaacCACTGGGGAAGGAGAATTTTAAACAAGTTCATCATCTCATGGTTCGGGTTGTTCAAAAATTGTTTCTAGACATTTTTGAAGATCATGTCTAGGTGCTAGACTTTCACAAGTTTGAAGAGGAggatttttatctgaatatctattCCATAGGTTCTAGAATATTTGTTTGAATTTATTTATGATAGGTTTTTCCTCTTCTACAGATTATAGCTAATCTAAAAGCTGAGTTTTGATCAAATAAtcttgaaaatatgaattttcggCTGtcacgataaagaacaatttgTGATCATTTTTTCCAGTCACCACATTCCCTTGAGACTTGAACACTCGCCAAAAACCCAACCCGAAAGACTCCAATACGCTAAATGGCTAGGAAACACAAATTCTATCCTCATAGTGTACAATAACGACATATACCTCAGGCAATCTCCTCTCTTTGAGAATGATACCAGACTCACTTTCACTGGTAAGCCGGACATTGTTTACAATGGAATCCCAGATTGGTTGTACCAAGGTGAgcagtttcacaaaaaaaatatttatcaaatATTGTTTGGGATGTCATCACGAaggaaaatttctgaaatgtaACGAAAATGTGGGTTTATATTCTAGAGGACATTCTGAGAAATCCTGAGGCCTTATGGTCTTCCCACGACAACACACACATCTTATACGCAACTTTCAACGACTCCGAGGTGGGACTCTTGAATTTTCCCTGGTTTTCCACAGCACCGCCGGGAAAATCTGCACGCAAACCTTCTTTTCCGAATTACAGGACCGTTAGGTATCCAACAGTAAGTTATTCTGGTGTATTATGTGGAAAAATTTATACTACTCCAGAAAAATTTCAGCCAGGTAGCAACAATCCTAAAGTAGAACTCTATGTGCTGGATATTTCCAATATTACGGATCTGCAGAGATATGAAGTGATCCCTCCTAAGGCACTTGTTGGACAGTGAGTATTCTGAACGAATTAGTATCATTGACTAACTTTACTACCctttttttcaatctctttttgaaaattgtatCACAAGGAACAGTAAAGCTGACTTCTTAACTATACTCGGGATGAGAACTGCTGGCAGAAGAATTTGAACTTCTGTACGGTATATGTCTGCAGTATATGGGAAAATAGCATAGGATCATTTGAATTTAAGTTCTTTTCACAGTGAATCGATCGAAATTGAATGCGTTTTCAGGACAAGTCGATTTATATCTCATTGAGTATTGGAACTTTTTCCAAAACTAACCATCTAATACCTCGAATACCTATTATCATGTCGCCAATATTCATGGCAGAGTTTTGCTATTTCAGGGATTATTATCTGACGTCAGCTGGTTGGATTTGTCAGAAGAATACACATCTAGCAGTTGTGTGGATGAACAGGGCCCAGAATTTGAGTATAGTTTCAACTTGCTTAGCGCCCAATTGGACCTGTATAGAGGTGAGTAAGTTCTGAGTTTTATGTTTGTAGTAAGTTACCAATTCTGGGTCGGGAACAGTACTTCATTGGGACACCCTACACCTTTTCCGAACAATAAATTACttgtgaaattatctcttcatcGGTGAACAAAAAATTAGAACGTTACAAGAGTTCACAACCGAAAAAGGTTGAAAAGTTCCGCATGACCAATGACAAAATGAATGAGAGGACCACTATCGTCGAGAAAAATCATAAACGTATATATCATAAAAGCATGACTTCGAATCCATTTCAAAGAGCTCGAGCTGGAAGAGGTTATCAAACTACAAGTTCTGATAAAAGTTCATTTCAACGCTGTAGATCCAGCTCGAGAAGAAATCTCTGATTAAAATTTCGTCCGCCCACTTTTGGGAGAGTTCCAGGATTTTATTATGTTTACCACAGCAAACTTTTATTCCGAACTGGCGGTATAACTGATATTCTCTCGAATAAAACATTGGAATATTGACAACAATGGGAACGGGGCGGAAAAAACCAAGGGGTTAAAGTTTGGCCATTAAAGTTCGTCAACATCGCTTAGCCACGCAGAAAAAATATGAGAGCTATCTGACATGTGTTCGACAAACTTCTGCAGTCGTTAGATAAGTCCGTAAAACAGTAGCTAAAATGTAGATCGGATTTGATGACAGCGAATAAAATTCGACAGCACCAAAATAAGAATATCTGGATAGGCTAGAAAACAAACTTCACTCCTTTCTTTTTCAGATTCACACCGAGAGGGCCTTTGAACATTCATGGCTGGAAGTCCAGGAGCAACCCACCTTTTCACCAGATGGGGACAGCTTTCTGGTGCTAGCACAGGTCCGTGAGGGAAACACCGGAACTTATACCCATATCAAGCATGTTATTGTCACAAGACAACACATCGCTGTACTTGGTCATGGCAGACACGAAGTCGACAGGATACTATCGTGGGACACCTATGATAACCTCATGTAAGTGGAAGGTGCTGAAATACACACAAAAAAGACCCTATACGGCAAAATGTGTTTTTCCGAATTATGAGATATGCCAAAGGGAAGAAAAAACACTTCAGTAGAGTCCCAAAGAGCTCTTGCCCATGTGGTGGTAGTTGTTCAACTTGTTGAAACCATCCCTTGGGATGGTTTCAAACACCTACTGGGATTCACAGAATCGGTAAATCTGATGAAGAAGGAGTCTGAAAACAAGACAGAATACCTTCGTGCCTTGAGTCTACCTTAGGATGGACTTACTCAAGGAACAAGCCTAGAACAGTGGTATAGTATATGTTCCATAGACTCTTCTTCAATTTTACAACTTCTGCAGTGCGTGAGGGGTCTATATAAGCTCGACCAAATATGAATGGAGGTATTTCATGGTCAACATGCAAAAAAGCCAGTAGGACTAATATCTGAAAACTTCCCCCTTCACTAGCTCCCTTGTGCTCTTCAGATGACTTCAATGAAAAAGATCGAAAACTCATCTGATTATTATTGGTTAGTTTATGGAAATCACTAACTGGAAAATATAGACCAAAAAACCTCGTCAGATCGAGCGGCAATTACCAGTAAAACACGACCAATGACCCTGTTCCTTCTCATCTCTATATCATCACACAGTTATCCTGTTAATATAAGTGAATTATGATGCCCAAAATTTGATTTCATTCCCCGTAGATTATAGCGAAAAGAGATAATTGGTATTTGTCCCTCTGCCAGTTTCCCCCTCCCGCGAATCGAAACGACAGCTGTTGAGCATCCAATTCGCTGAGCGTCAACCGCAAATGGAGATAGCAAATCCAATTATTGGAAAATTAGAATACTGCATTTAGCGTTATCTGGTATGTCAATGATGCAAAATACGGGATGTTATCATAGACTGTCTAGCGGGAAAATCATGCAATCTTTCCTAATTCTTggcaaaaaagagaaaaaacagaGAATCACTGCTACAGAGTAGAATTCTGGACGATTCGATACACTATAATCTGAACATTCCTTTCCAGATACTATTTAGCAACAGACGAGAACAAACCAGGACAAAGACATCTTTTCGTTGTCCGCGATCCATCAACAGATGATCCTAGACGTTTAGAATCCCACTGTATCACTTGTGACTTATCAGATGTGCTGTGGAGTAGTAGATATTTGTATGGTAATTGCACTCATTTTAATGCACTGGTGAGTTGAGGCTTCGCCGTAGATTTATtctgaatttcattcatttccaaTGGGTCAGCTCAACCAAATCGTCTTCCTTTTAGGTTAGTCCCCGTACATCGCCTTCCAGTCATGCCTACTACGTTCTTCAGTGTGAAGGACCAGGTCTTCCATTAGCTGGCGTTCACAACGCCACAACGCACCGTCTGCTGAAGGTGCTCTACGATTCCAGAATCACACATCTTCCACGCCTGCAGGAGCTGGCCCTTCCCAAGCAGAGGTTCTTGGAGGTCCCATTACCGCAGGGAAACAGGGCGCAGGTCCAGATGTTGCTACCTCCAAGTTGGCGAGAAGAGCTGAGAGATGCTGCTTATCCTGTTCTTGTTGAAGTGTGAGTTATCAATGGTAGACCATTTTATCATAAATATATGAATTGTGCCTCTCTGTTTAATTATACATTCCAACCACATGGCTTAGAGTCTTCGTAGATGGTAGTCCATAGCACAGGCTTCatctattatatatatattctgtTTCAGTAATGGCAGGCCTGGCAGCAAAGCTGTGACTGACGAGTACGAAGTGGACTGGGGCACTTATATGTCGAGCCACAGCGACGTAGTTTACGTGAAACTAGACGTAAGAGGTGCTAGTGGACTTAGTGACAAAGCCTTATACCACCAACTGGGGGGTGTAGAAGTGCAGGACCAAGTGTCAGTTCTGCAGTATCTGTTCGAAAAGTACAAATATTTGGACAAGACGCGCGTGGGTTTGTGGGGTTGGGGTTACGGTGGCTATGTAACCACTATGGTTCTTGGGTTGGGGAACCAGCAGAAAGTGTACAAGTGTGGCGTTGCAGTTAGTCCGATTGCTGATTGGCTGTTTTACAGTAAGTGTAATGAGGAATAGGAGGTAGATTAGTCTAACAGAAGAGATGAAGGGCTCTGATATCAGATGATTTTGGAAAAGAAAAGATTCGCTGGTAGTGTTAGTTCCTGATTCTCCGATTTTTTATGTGATATTAACTCACGCGTTTTGTGCAGATTCCGCATTCACGGAAAGAATATTAGGTCTTCCGACCGACAACTACAAGGGCTACGTTGAGGCTGATGCAACGCAACGAGCAAAAAACATTCCCAGACAGTCGTTCTTCCTTATCCACGGTTTGGCAGATCTCACCACACCGTATCAACATGGCGTTCAGTTGGCTCGTGCGCTGACAGATGCCGGAATCCTTTTTCGGTATCAGGTAAGGTCATTCTAACCTAAATTTTGCAGGTGTGctcgtttttaagaaaaacaaaatGGGAGGTCAAAATGGCGGAGTTAAAATGTCGGATTTTACTCCGTTATCATTCATATTCGATGTGTGGGTATTTTTGGTGTGGGAATATATTCTCTGATTCTCAAAACTTCCAGAGCTACGCTGATGAGGGCCACGAACTGTTGGGCGTGTTGGAACACGTCTACCGTTCAATGCAAGAATTTTTTGAAGAGTGCCTTAGTTTAGATTCCGACGAAACTAGCAAAGATAGAGAAGCAGACACCTGAAGGTTGGCCAATCGGCTGTTGTTCTACCACCGATTCATGGCCTTTTTAAGACTGCAAACATAGAGCAAAACCAGCTTCGTAGAATAGTTTTGAGAAACTGACGGGAGCTGTCTCTCTCTTGTATGTTGAACTCTGTGGCGGGAGTAATAGAGTACCtaaatgaattaatgaaattttgattgATTGTCTGAAAATAAAAAGCAGAATTTTCTTCTTTGTTTTTTTGTCTGGAGTTGTTCTGTTTTCTCTTCATCGAGgggttgaaaattttctgaaactattatgtttatgattttttttcactctAACAATTTCATTATTGTCATCTAAACGTATTTTTGTGTTTCCCCACTGTTTTCTCGAGGCtgttttatttcaatttccTGCCCTTTTTATCTtacccaatttttttcattgatgatATTGGTATTTAGATACTCTCTTCGTGACACAAAATAAACCAATGAAAAAAGAGTCAATCGATATACATATATATGATTCGTTTAATCAATAAAGCAGATAAATGTGGGCCTCCACTTCAAGATAATGgctagaaaaaattcaaatcaaaatagGAACTATAGAGATTTCAACTTAGCAAGCGATAACGAAAGAATAAAATATACCACTGAGCAACCACATTTTTTTCACTCATTTGCATCAAATATCAAACTGAATGATTCCACTGAACTTTTTCTTACGATAACTTTTCAAAATGAtcatgaataaaatgaatttatacTCGATCTTAAATTTTTCCCTCAAAAATGTTACTGAAgcaattgaacagaatttcattatttcataaaaataattattataagcTAACGTTAGAAATGGTTGAGAATCAAATTAGTCTAACTGATTAAGAGTTCGCCCTCATTATGTATAAAATCATCTGGATGTTTAAATGTTTGATCTATAGTTTGTCGttaattaattttaaaattactgTTTCTGCCTTCGATCTTTTATACAGCAGGCCAAACAATTTTGCAGACCTGGGCTGTGGGATTCTTCGTTTCAAATTCACAGATATATTAGGCAATGTTATTCTACTTTTTACATAACGAAAGTTGTGTTTTCGAAAAACGAAGGTGTCCATCTCGTAGGTCTGTAATTTTTTTGACTGCACGTGTTTGTTGAATTTTATAAAGAATAAGTATAGATACTAGGAGAGAACATGTCAATTACTATCGTTGTCATTTTAATAAGAAAATACTTGAATTCCGAGCTTCTCCTAGATTTGTAATGTTTGAAAATGGTTGTGAAATGTGTCGATGTTGGCAGTTCGTGATTATCAATTAAGAAACATTTTCTTCTTCGAATATAATTGTGAAACTTCATTTGGTCTTGCTAGAGGTTACTAACACATACAAAGAGTCGTTtcaatgtatatttttttatttccaatgACTTgatatcagaaaatatttttttttatgaataaagACAATAATGAGTCCCATACTGTTATCCAGTAAAGTTCCAGCAGTTTCATtccaatataaaaataaaattaaattcaatttaaatttttttatgtagcaaattttgagaaaattattcaaatagcGAAAAAATTCAGTGAGATTTATGGCTAACAGAGGAATAAAGGGTGGTTATGACCTCTAGTAACTTATTTCAGTGGAAACCTTTCGATTTCCTGTAAGCATATAATAAGTTGTGAAAATATTCTGATTTTTCTTGAGTTTTTCAAACAAGCCAACTATGAATGAGGATTGTATTAAAGACTTTTATTTGTTCAAGAATCACTTTTATACAGCTTTATATATTATTGCCTTGTGCTTTTTCATGGCCGAATGACAATCGTTAGAGTAAAAAGTTCAATCATCTTCGATAAGCCTTTCATCCATATTTTTTAAAGTATATTATAAATGTACTCATTAGAACACTTTAAGGTATGTAGAACCTTTTATGGATTATCATTCTCGTTGGAAAAGTGGAAATGAATAGTGATAGgaaggaaaaaaaatcaatattgaaaaaattacacTTTTTTTCCCCATTTTATATTGTCGGCCTACTTCTAGCACTAAAAGTCTGCACAAATAGAAACAGACTTGTCATTTTTTCATTACATAAACTATCTATTCAAAAATTCTGATTTTATTGAGATGAGTATGATTTTCACATAATTTTAACAGATTTTATTCACTTATCTTTTTTACTGAAAGCATAGAATAGTTCTTGAGGAATTACtcgatgaaaaatatattttgatttCGGCAATACTTTTTGAATGAATGTGAATCTTGTACTAAGGCTGTCAATCATTATTTTTAAACCTTCGCTGGAGTTTTTTCCTGTTCAATAGGAACTATAGGTATTAAATGTAGAGGcaaatatttataataaaaaaatagacAGATATTTCCATTGTGAGATAATCAGAAGATCAAAATGCATTTAGTTACGAAATGGTAAAATGCACAGGGTGATTTAGAAAAGCCTCAATATAATACAtctaaattattcgaaaaacgaaaaatcgtaTTCCTCTTCAGCTCGAAGGTTTAAAAAATCAACGAATCATTTTATAAAAAGAGACGTCGGTCGTAACAAATTGAGCTCGGTAAAACACTACTATTTCACCGAGAATGGAACACCTTGTATCAACTGTCCAACAAGCTTCTtctgaattttatattttatagaaaaaaaattaatgttcGAGCAGGTATATCTTATAAAAATTAACTAAGGCTTTTGCTACTCTATTATTCTAATACTTAATTATATAGTAAAGATTCCAACGAAATCATATGTATTTGGAAAAGCCAGCTTTTGTAAAAAGAGACGGTTTGAGCTCATACTATCATATCATGATAACCTAGTTGACGAAGTTGAAATCGAACAGCATGATTTTCATAAATCATTCTTGTAGATAcaaactgatttcaaaaattatcaaaatcttATAACACTATTCTTTTTACGATCGGTGAATTGAAAATTCACATTGAAAGAGTTCCATTTCAATCCGAACTAATCAATCAAAGGTGAACTTATTGACATTGCTTATATagatttcatattttattatcaCAAACTCAGTTTTTCAAGTCAATCTTCCAGAACCGTTGAATTTCATATGAATAGAATTCTCATTTCATTTCTAATTCAAGTAAACGAATAAATTTTTCGTATTGTTGCCTGAAATAATTGTTGTACACCGTGTTTGTAAAATAATGTGGAGAACACCAATTACCATTAAAGTATCTTATTAACTGTTCTGTTAGATCATGTTAGATGATGGAATGTTAAATGTTCCGTTTTTGTATTATAAGAAAACAATGAAGAAATGTTTGCAATGAATAAATCGTTAAGAAAATTTGTGTTTTCTTGTTATCTCAGCAAGGGGCTGGAAATTTCTCAGACGCTGTTCACGAGAAAtgcgaattttttgtttttcctttttccacttcgcttcaaaattaaagctctctgaagtgcaattttTCACTCAATCATCCAATAAttggttttctggaatataCAATACAACTTATATGCACTTCAGATCCTAAAACAGAAATCGAATACCCTGATTTTAAGGCAGAATTCCTGCAAAGaataataaaatttgaatttcttcaaattGGCGGTAACCATTCGAATTTGACATATTCGACGACGCTTACCGGAAACATCCGAACGGGCCGCGCTGTCTATCGAAACGCGACGTGATTGGCCCAAACTGCACAAGTAAACCGTCACAATTTGAAATGACTGCGCTGTGTAGTTTGAAAGAAACTACGTTTGCGTCGAATTTTACTTcacaattcaatttttcttgaaaaatcaaACGTTTATTTTGTGAGATTATGAAACAATTCTTTACTAAATGTGACGGAAGAAAATGCCAAGAGTAAAACCTTGTAGTATGTTGAATAATGGAATTTACAACTCTGTATTATATTGTAGATTTCCAAGAAACGCTTGAATGAAAGTGCTACCTCAACTTATGCGCCAGTAAAGGCTTCAAATCTAAAAGCACCCTCTACAAATCGgagcaaaaaattgaaaacaatattCAACAGACTCAATGGTATGGACAAAAATCTAATTTCACGCGATGAAATGAGCAGAAAGTTATCGACTTCCTCATCAACAGATTCAGTCATTTACGTTGGAAGTTATAAGTTGAATGACAATTATTCATTGATTGACCTGACAAAAAGTATGGGTAGTATCAGGAGTGCAGAATCCTTTACATCATCAAGATACACACATGTCCCAAACTGCCATATGTTCTACACGAATCTTGTTCAGCAATGCAACTTGCCTTGTACAGCTTCCACTTCCCACTTATTAGATCCTATTGAGGGCTCAAAACATTCATTACGAAAAAATACCAAATCTGCTAGTTGTTTGATTGTAGTGAACGACAAAAAAAACAATGTATTCAGAAATTCTGATTTTTCCAAAGAAATGTATTCCCTCAACAAAAAAGAGAAGCTTTATATAGATAAAATTACGAAACTGGGGGAGGAAGATCAAAATATTATCAGGCACTCGTTAGAAATTGAAGAGGATATAAATATATTAGAGCTTTGCTCTCCACAACCTCTGCTGACCGATGATGTACCTATTGAAACTCTGATACAGACATACCATGTTGATATGACTGGTCAATTCTCATAATAATGTCACTTTTGGTGTTTGTTTAAAAATTACAAGTGTTGTTTTAATTGCTGATCAGAGAATTTATTGTTGTGGTACAACGTAAAATGTTATATCAAATCTTTGTTATGAAATTTCAACGGAAAATAAAATTCACTCAGAAAtgtattatttttaattattcCTTCAATTCCTGCTTTGTACCCAGATTCTAGCATTATTTTCAGTTCCTTTTCAATCTTTGAATTAATCTTCATATAAGGTGATTTCAATAAATTCCGTACTAAGGTTCTCTCAGTTTCTGTCAATGATTGTTTGTCTGCATTCAATTTAACGATCTCAGAGGGAAACACACCCAACCACTGGGCTTTTGGAACAGCAAGCTGTTTCGATAAATGAACATTAGCCTGTAAAAGAATACAGCTATGACTTAAAGTTCAAGTAATGGCAAAATAATCGTCCCCGATGAATTATTTTGAACAGACTTGATATAACTAGGAGGTATAAACTCACCAAAGAACCAAATCTATATGTCATCATTATATTAACCCCATGAGGGTCAGCATCTGTGAAAATAAATACTGGAATTGTCATAATGATCCATAGCTTCTTCAAAAACAGTTGTGTATTCAAATCCGGAAAGCCTTTTCCCTAAAAAAATTTTCTGTATATTCTCAAGCAAGGTAGGAACTTAAAAAACCCAGTTGAAAAGTTTAAAACTAACTGTAATCATGAGAAAAGGTCGAACAAGTTTATTAGGAAGATCTTCTTCGAGTAGCTTATAAAATATCGATTCCTTTTCAACCACTAAAATGAAGTAAGCTGAAGATCTCAATTCTACAATTTCATCAATGTCTTGAGGTATCAAAGTACCTACAAAAATAGTTGAATAATCGTAGAATTAAACTAATTCAAAGAAATTCCACCTGGTATATTACAGTCAACAATCTCGTTTGAAGACATGACAATTTTCAAATCGCCAAATATCAGTCCTTTATGAGCAACTATGTTCAACTCCCAGGGTCCAACGCATAACATGTAACAAACTGCTTTCACAGCTCGATCAATATAGCTCTGATTCAATACCAGATGCTTTATTTGGTAGTAAAGTTCTCGTCTAGTGGTCTTAGAGTTGGTTTCTAGGACCTGGAGTACTTTAGCCAACACATACATCATTAAACAAAACTTAAATTGACTCGAAGTACTCTTATACTTCACCCTAATCATTTTTGGGTTCTCTTCAGATTTCAATTCCAATCTGCAAAAAATTGGAGACTGAAATAAGGAATTTTTCCACATGATGAACGATGCTCCTTCAGCCTAATATTTTAGTATATTACCTATCATGCACAAGAACGCAATCTTCAAATGTTTGTCGTCGAATTTCCAAACATGGCGACTTTTTCTCATTTAGGTCGTTCAATACTCGCTCAAAAATACTCATGATTCGATTTTCAATATCATTTTCAGTTTTGACCGAGATAAGTAGACCATCGTTTGACTCATCATGAAGGTATGATATATTTTCGCATATTTCCTTCAATCCTGACAAAATGTTTCCATCAGATTCTGATATCGAACTTTTGGAAACAGGATCATTCCATAATCTAACTGTTTCATTCCTAGAAAACTCATTTTTACCATCCCCGTTTTTAATTATCCTATAAATGCATACATGACCTTCGATTTTTTTTGTTACACTGAGTTTTGAAAATCGCTGACATACTGAAGATTGTGCCTTGGACAGAATGGATTTTTCCTTATGTTGGGAATAAATCTTAAAGGCGATTTCCAATAGTTTGTTGGCGTTTTTGTTGCTATCGAATATCAAATTTCTCTTTTCCGTGACTTTTTGACTCAGATTGTTCATGTTTTTGATTGCATTATTCACAAGTGCATCGGAGTTCACACAATCTTGACTTAATATATACTGAAATACTTCAGAGCCATCTTGCGCATTAGGTTGAGCTCTTCGTGGGATATTGTGGGAAGAAGCTCCAATAGCAGGGCTATTGGATACATTTTGAGAGCAGTCTTCTTGATTCTGAGACAGAATATTTTCCCAGAAGTGGAGGAAATTTTCTTGGGAACACTCTTGATGTGCGGCATGATAAGAGTTTGGGATATCTTCAGGTAAACTAGATGATTTCTCTAGTTGATTACTACTGACTAAATCCCTCAAGTATTCTCGACATTCAAGATCTTTGATAACTGGGCTTGATACACTTTTGAGTAGATGATACGAAGAGACAATAAAGGGTTCCTGTAATTTGATTTTTGGAATTTGTGAAACAAGGTTCTTCCTGTTGTCTGTATCATTTTTATCTACCAATTTTTCTGTTCCTCTAATTATCTGAGGAACTTCTTCAGACTCCTTCAATTTGCTGTCGCTCAATACAGTATCtctgatatttttttcaattgtgttATATTCAAATGAAGAATGCAGATTGCATTTAGCCATATCCTTGATATTTCCACTATTAGATGATGGCTTATTTGAACAATCGTTTCCTAAATGTGAACTACTGCTTACATATTCCTTATACAATAAACTATTCCTAATCTCTTTTTGTGAACTTAACTCCGGTATAATATTATCTATTTCTTGCGATTCCTGTTGAGAACActcataatttttctttatgttCATTATCTGTTGCTCACCCACTATACTTGTTTCACTCAAATCAGTAGGAGAAGCATGTAGTTGATCATCTTTCAATTCGTTAGGTTTAACAAAACCTATGATAGTGTTACTTTCAGGCATATCTTTCTCATAAATGAGACTTTGAAATCCAATTGTATTGATTGATATCGATTTGCCATTAAGATCATTATCGTACTTCTCACTTGAGCCACAAGGAGGTGAAATATCTTTCGATTTTATAGTATTTCTAGAAGAATTTTCATCATGTTTAACGCATGATATTTGTTCTTTATTGTATGTTTTCAATGGACTACCTGTGGTTGTCGATTTTTCATTAGTATCAAAATGTTTATTCTTCGATGCCTTATCTAATTTCGAATCCTTATTTTCGTTCATCAAATTATCATATTTCTTCATGAAAGAGTCATATAAAGTAGTTTGTCTTATCTTTTTTTTGTTGTCTGgataatattttctttttttcctttTATTTTTATAAGTTGAGTTTTGTTCAGTGCTCGAGCAATTATTCTTGACAAAAAGTTCACTTTTTGGAATAGAAAGTTCACAATCAATTTTATCTCTTCGTAATCCTCTGCTGACCCAATCAATTCTGTCCGAACTAGAATATTCATGATGACTGAATTTTTCAGGTCTAGATGAAATATTAGCAGAGGAGTTTAAACTTTCATTTGACTTCTTATCAGTAGCTTTTTCCTCCAACAAATTGAGAGAAATCCACTTTGATGGTTTTTCTGGCAATCTTTTTTTATGGATGTATTTTTTCAGAGGAAAATACTCTGATATCTTTCTTTTTGGTATGGTATCTATCGAATGAGAATATGAAATCTGAGAACTCAGTTGTAAAGCAACATTAATATTGAAGTGGGAGTTTTCCTCCGATTTGATATTTACCGAAGAAGAAACCCCATGGTCTGCTCCATTTGGTGTATTTGAA
The nucleotide sequence above comes from Coccinella septempunctata chromosome 4, icCocSept1.1, whole genome shotgun sequence. Encoded proteins:
- the LOC123312205 gene encoding dipeptidyl peptidase 4 isoform X4, producing the protein MHSGVHADRSSWRIPPDETLQVADPKAKKAEELALQDDEGHNWWSIIFSLLVIGLVVSGIVAAIFLVGYVDELLYWHGRRMQLEEYLQGDLNPRRLPSSWISPKHFVFQSDDGSLAVLEMGKNITVSVLVTNHTLRQLNVKGYQCSRDLKYVLFQHNVKTYPSFDGYDHLENNKRYINLERSVFRQSFTAHYTIYDVEKDHHIPLRLEHSPKTQPERLQYAKWLGNTNSILIVYNNDIYLRQSPLFENDTRLTFTGKPDIVYNGIPDWLYQEDILRNPEALWSSHDNTHILYATFNDSEVGLLNFPWFSTAPPGKSARKPSFPNYRTVRYPTPGSNNPKVELYVLDISNITDLQRYEVIPPKALVGQDYYLTSAGWICQKNTHLAVVWMNRAQNLSIVSTCLAPNWTCIEIHTERAFEHSWLEVQEQPTFSPDGDSFLVLAQVREGNTGTYTHIKHVIVTRQHIAVLGHGRHEVDRILSWDTYDNLIYYLATDENKPGQRHLFVVRDPSTDDPRRLESHCITCDLSDVLWSSRYLYGNCTHFNALVSPRTSPSSHAYYVLQCEGPGLPLAGVHNATTHRLLKVLYDSRITHLPRLQELALPKQRFLEVPLPQGNRAQVQMLLPPSWREELRDAAYPVLVEVNGRPGSKAVTDEYEVDWGTYMSSHSDVVYVKLDVRGASGLSDKALYHQLGGVEVQDQVSVLQYLFEKYKYLDKTRVGLWGWGYGGYVTTMVLGLGNQQKVYKCGVAVSPIADWLFYNSAFTERILGLPTDNYKGYVEADATQRAKNIPRQSFFLIHGLADLTTPYQHGVQLARALTDAGILFRYQSYADEGHELLGVLEHVYRSMQEFFEECLSLDSDETSKDREADT
- the LOC123312205 gene encoding dipeptidyl peptidase 4 isoform X1 is translated as MTDSVEKDSRYNNTGVNRLIELVARKVTVQKGPSEQCERSGSALKKFRFRNITCRECGVLHEGNCNELALQDDEGHNWWSIIFSLLVIGLVVSGIVAAIFLVGYVDELLYWHGRRMQLEEYLQGDLNPRRLPSSWISPKHFVFQSDDGSLAVLEMGKNITVSVLVTNHTLRQLNVKGYQCSRDLKYVLFQHNVKTYPSFDGYDHLENNKRYINLERSVFRQSFTAHYTIYDVEKDHHIPLRLEHSPKTQPERLQYAKWLGNTNSILIVYNNDIYLRQSPLFENDTRLTFTGKPDIVYNGIPDWLYQEDILRNPEALWSSHDNTHILYATFNDSEVGLLNFPWFSTAPPGKSARKPSFPNYRTVRYPTPGSNNPKVELYVLDISNITDLQRYEVIPPKALVGQDYYLTSAGWICQKNTHLAVVWMNRAQNLSIVSTCLAPNWTCIEIHTERAFEHSWLEVQEQPTFSPDGDSFLVLAQVREGNTGTYTHIKHVIVTRQHIAVLGHGRHEVDRILSWDTYDNLIYYLATDENKPGQRHLFVVRDPSTDDPRRLESHCITCDLSDVLWSSRYLYGNCTHFNALVSPRTSPSSHAYYVLQCEGPGLPLAGVHNATTHRLLKVLYDSRITHLPRLQELALPKQRFLEVPLPQGNRAQVQMLLPPSWREELRDAAYPVLVEVNGRPGSKAVTDEYEVDWGTYMSSHSDVVYVKLDVRGASGLSDKALYHQLGGVEVQDQVSVLQYLFEKYKYLDKTRVGLWGWGYGGYVTTMVLGLGNQQKVYKCGVAVSPIADWLFYNSAFTERILGLPTDNYKGYVEADATQRAKNIPRQSFFLIHGLADLTTPYQHGVQLARALTDAGILFRYQSYADEGHELLGVLEHVYRSMQEFFEECLSLDSDETSKDREADT